tggcgaaaatgatcACCCCACTCTATAATACTAGTCATTTGCTAGCTAGCACAGCAGTATTtgtgaaaacaaataacaaaggAATTCTAATACTGTATAGCCACTTTTTTTCACATGTGTAAAGTTTCGCTTACTTTTCgcagatagaacaaaatcgccaaaataaattctgcGAATTTAAAAGTGTaaatgcaaaggtattgataaaaattttgaatttgcaaAATAGATAACAAAGGAATTCTAATACTGTATAGCCAGTTATTTTCACAGTGTGTTAATTTTCGCTTACTTTTTTGCAGATAgaacaaaattgccaaaataaattGTGCgaatttaaaagtgcacatgcaaaagtattgataaaaattttgaatatgcaaaataaataaccgccaaaatattttgtataattgaTTGAAGGAAAATTGCGAAATTTTACACCTGCCGAAAATAACCCACTATATGGTACAATTCAAATCCACATTTTCTCCCTATAGTAagtatgttaatatatataatcaTCATTTTACAGACTTAAAAAATACCTCCATATATATTTTTctcatacaaatgtacatgtacttacatGTTTTTTAACTCCTGTAACTGTTGAAACAGATCTTGGTTTACTTTGTCCTGAGATTGTACTTTATCATTTAAATCCCTGATCATTTTATCTTGTTCACTGATATGTTTATTTTGACTTAAATTATCACTTCTCAAACTTTCTATTTCATCTTTTTTACTTTCTAGTCCTTTTTCTAAATTTGCAAGTCTTTCACTTGTAGCACTCATTTCCACATGTAGTTCATCAACGACCAGACATTGTTTTTTTAGCTGCCTTTCTTTTTCTTCACACAATTCTTGTTTTTCTTGAAGATCACTATACAATTTTTTGTTCATGCACTTCATGTCTTTTATTTTACCATCTTTTTCCTTATTCTTCACAGTGAGTTCTGTATTCTGTGATGTAAGATGTTCAATGGTTGTGCCTTGCTGTTCAATGGTTGTGCCTTGCTGTTCATTCTGTGATGTCAGATGTTCAATGTTAGTGTCTTTCTCTTCATTCTGTGATGTCAAATGTTCAATGTTAGTGTCTTTCTCTTCATTCTGTGATGTCAGATGTTCAATGTTAGTGTCTTTCTCTTCATTCTGTGATGTCAGATGTTCAATGTTAGTGTCTTTCTCTTCATTCTGTGATGTCAGATGTTCATTCTGTGATGTCAGATGTACAATGGTAGTGTCTTTCTGATTTATGGTAGTGTCTTTCTGTTTTATGGTAGTGTCTTTTTCGGCTACTTCTACACTCAACTGATTTATGGTAGTTTCTTTCTGTTTTATGGTAGTGTCTTTTTCAGCTACTTCTACACTCAACTGAACATTTTCTTTGTCAAGACCAACAATCTGCATGTCTTTTCTTCTATTATCTTCATTTAATCTATTACATCTTGAAGTTACTTGAGTATTTTCTCCAAGGAGCCTGGCACACTCATTTTGTAATAGCCCATTATTAGTAACATGTTGTACATTAATGGTGTTCAATTGTTGAGCAGTATCTATTGCCTGTTCAAATTTTCTCTGTAAGTCCACACGGTCTGTGATCAGATTCTGTAGCTGGTTCTGCTGCTCTGTTGAAACATAAACAGCATGGTCTAAGGCCATCCTAAAGTTCTCTTGATTGAGATTCAGATTACTGTTGTCTGATTCAAGATCTTGTACTTTGTGATGCATttcaactgaaataaataaactATCCTATATAAAACTGAACAAGACATAATTGGGTATAAGTAAAAGTATGCTTTACATTTCATAAATATAGTTAAAATATCATAGTAcagtttatattaaattttatttgtcttatttaaggcgaagtgtacgtaattaaactacacaatggatgtttttaaaattttacatgtaaattctgcttgtaaaaataaatcggaaaataaaataaaaaaagggggtaaccgttttcgtttttgagatacgagctgttgaagttaacagcatcatacaccaaaattacaaaggatatatagggaaaatcgtgaaattcggcaggaattgttacatttccaagattttctattatattagacaatcgatttttttttaaaatttatgagacgattctaaaatgtctgaggaatcgattggtgcaaagaaagtccttagcaaccgtgctacttttcaagctatgccctgttaaagttgaatcttgagtgtaaaaaaaaaaccaaaaaacaacgacaacgttattgacgtcgccgcaacagttacgacgcttcatatagtcctatacttgtatgaaatatataccgttttgttggagttcgtgttgctcggtcttaagttctttatgttacgttttgtgtactattgtattgtatttgtctattatattcgggtgcgtgcggagatcgccaagctagaaaacggttgacattttcttcattatgaactagaactattttcgacctcggtgccttattttttgttaaaatctaaatactgcgacgtgttttcaaaatctttgttctcataaaacttcatttcatcaaggtctcttctcagaatatcagccatctgtctggcacaggataacaaatcaatatttaagtaaatttaagttgtgtggcaattcttagtacatttgggtaaattaatcttatctttgtgccgcataagcatctctataattcaacacatccctgagccacgacattatatattttatgcatcgcatgcgcttctttttatcacaatccagaccggctagtaaccgttgtataactttacacgtctgaagacgaatatttgcgtgaaacatttttgtatgaattttatttctggaaatcaatctgaaatctacaacagtccatttccgaaagtcgggctggacctttacttttatgtgcattcgggatttacacaaattgtaacccgaataattcagtcgtatttttcagctgatgtacgaatgctacattcctcgtgtgggagaaaatcggacatggaaagggcttgaattattcaagttactcaaattgaaactcgggaattTCTAGCTGTttggaattcgcggaaacaaattttcggcattacggtatggaatcaatagagataccaattatttcttttaacaaattcgaataccagtcagtttatatgacttcagtttgaaataggggcggcaatccattcgttttatccaatcaattgaaaagggagggggggggggggggggtcaacattgatagtcaaaaaccctagaaatattcaataaaaaacgttgaatgtaaattatatgaacttaaaaatctcatattataagactagtaaaccacaggcttctcaattcttgtatgataatgaactaggtgaaaacctagagctgaccgagtgcgagatcctcatggataatcattgaggtcgttaaacaccccttgcagtaaactttggttaaatttaaaaaaaaaatcgaaatgtaatagtctgaacacatttcaccgaTCATTCCACTAAATATCAAATTGCAGTTACAAGATTAAaaaagatgctccgcagggcgtagctttatacgaccgcagaggttgaaccctgaacggttagggcaagtatggacacaacattcaagctggattcagctctaaatttggattgtgattaaatagttgacacagcataggtttctgacacagaatgaatgtgttctaatgaacttaaaatttttgtttctcttagagcaattcactatgctattgaatattaatcctctcaaaaaaatgtttgaagaaattttcttttttatttatgaaatttcaaatgagaaaaattgaacccaatttttttaatcacatccccctttcccttattccaaaactaatctcaattaaaatttctaatggagtttgcaacaataactactcatttaaatacatcataaaatattaagatgtaaaaaaactgcttgttatcactgaatggtaaagattattttaatttatcagttggtagtaaaaagtgaatatacattgtatattgtatataacaaagatttaagttgattctggacaaagaaagataactccaattaaaaaaaaatcttgctattgcacaatattttgcaattagatatttcttgcttactattctggacaaagaaagataactctaattaaaaaaaaatttgatacttcacaatattgtgcaattagatatttcttgccattgcgcaatactgtgcaattgaaaagacttgctattgcacaatacttaatataataattttagatcctgatttggaccaacttgaaaactgggcccataattaaaaatctaagtacatttttggattcagcatatcaaagaacttcaagatttcaatttttgttaaaatcagactaagtttaattttggaccctttggactttagtgtagaccaatttgaaaacaggaccaaaaatgaagaatctacatacacagttagatttggtatatcaaagaaccccatttattcaatttttgatgaaatcaaacaaa
This genomic window from Mytilus galloprovincialis chromosome 9, xbMytGall1.hap1.1, whole genome shotgun sequence contains:
- the LOC143045708 gene encoding uncharacterized protein LOC143045708 isoform X2, which codes for MASEIEQDTSNRTKEKAVKTIELIKSFTGKMPEDFRLIADIQELIENTIHHRSLSTRGDECHRTTIATDDGSLFEKLSDWSTLPSVEKNNHKNFLEENYSPEDLQLAYDEYFARHGRIPALRDFRVFILQWQVEMHHKVQDLESDNSNLNLNQENFRMALDHAVYVSTEQQNQLQNLITDRVDLQRKFEQAIDTAQQLNTINVQHVTNNGLLQNECARLLGENTQVTSRCNRLNEDNRRKDMQIVGLDKENVQLSVEVAEKDTTIKQKETTINQLSVEVAEKDTTIKQKDTTINQKDTTIVHLTSQNEHLTSQNEEKDTNIEHLTSQNEEKDTNIEHLTSQNEEKDTNIEHLTSQNEEKDTNIEHLTSQNEQQGTTIEQQGTTIEHLTSQNTELTVKNKEKDGKIKDMKCMNKKLYSDLQEKQELCEEKERQLKKQCLVVDELHVEMSATSERLANLEKGLESKKDEIESLRSDNLSQNKHISEQDKMIRDLNDKVQSQDKVNQDLFQQLQELKNMLLTVNQRQEAAESSKKTSSS
- the LOC143045708 gene encoding uncharacterized protein LOC143045708 isoform X1, with protein sequence MASEIEQDTSNRTKEKAVKTIELIKSFTGKMPEDFRLIADIQELIENTIHHRSLSTRGDECHRTTIATDDGSLFEKLSDWSTLPSVEKNNHKNFLEENYSPEDLQLAYDEYFARHGRIPALRDFRVFILQWQGRPRKNCLVEMHHKVQDLESDNSNLNLNQENFRMALDHAVYVSTEQQNQLQNLITDRVDLQRKFEQAIDTAQQLNTINVQHVTNNGLLQNECARLLGENTQVTSRCNRLNEDNRRKDMQIVGLDKENVQLSVEVAEKDTTIKQKETTINQLSVEVAEKDTTIKQKDTTINQKDTTIVHLTSQNEHLTSQNEEKDTNIEHLTSQNEEKDTNIEHLTSQNEEKDTNIEHLTSQNEEKDTNIEHLTSQNEQQGTTIEQQGTTIEHLTSQNTELTVKNKEKDGKIKDMKCMNKKLYSDLQEKQELCEEKERQLKKQCLVVDELHVEMSATSERLANLEKGLESKKDEIESLRSDNLSQNKHISEQDKMIRDLNDKVQSQDKVNQDLFQQLQELKNMLLTVNQRQEAAESSKKTSSS